The DNA region AAGATCAGAGGAGAAAccacagctgccctcagtgCAGGAAAGAGTTCATACCAAGACCTGATCTGGAGAAAAACGTCATGTTAGCTGATTTAGTGGAGGATCTGGAGAAGACTGGACTccaagctgctgcagctgatcactgctatgctggacctgaagatgtgACCTGTGATGTCTGCACTGGGAGGAAGATGAAAGCTGTCAAGACCTGCCTGGTTTGTCTGATTTCTTACTGTGAGAATCATCTTCAGCCTCATTATGAATCTCCtgcttttaaaaagcacaagCTGGTGAATCCCACCAAAACTCTCATGGAAAGCATCTGCTCTTGTcatgatgaggtgatgaagatgttgaTGGATGGTTATGAAACAATCTCTGCagaagcagaaagggctgagaaGCAGAAGGAGCTCCAGGAGAGTCAACAACAAATCCATCAGAGAATCCAGGACcaagagaaagatgtgaagctgcttcaacaggaggtggaggccatcaatgtctctgctgataaagcagtggaggacagtgagaagatcttcactgaGATGATCCGTCTCCTCCGGGAAAGAAGctctgatgtgaagcagcagatcagatcccagcaggaaactgaagtgagtcgagtcaaagatgttcaggagaagctggagcaggagatcactgagctgaagaggaaagacgctgagctggagcagctctcacacacagaggatcacaaccagtttctcctcaactacccctcactgccagcactcagtgagtctacacactcatccagcatcaacatccgtcctctgagacactttgaagacgtgacagcagctgtgtcagagctcacAGACAAACTACAGGACATCCTGAGAGACTCATGGAGAAACGTTGAACTGGCAATCACTGAAGTGGATGTTCTACTGTCAGAACCAAAGACCAGAGatgaattcttaaaatattcacaagaaatcactctggatccaaacacagcaaacatatttctgttattATCTGAGCAGAACAGAAAAGTAACATTAATGAACCGGCAACAAGATTATCCAGATCATCCTGACAGATTCACTGGTTGTTATCAAGTCCTGAGTAGAGAGACTCTGACTGGacgttgttactgggaggtggagaGGACTGGGAGTGGAGTTTATGTAGCCATTTCTTACAAGAACATCAACAGAAAAGAAGCCTTTGGGTTCAATGACAGATCTTGGTCTTTATATGGTTACACAGACAGTTACACATTTTATCACAACAACACTGAAACTCCAGTAccaggtccagtttcctccagaataggagtgtacctggatcacagagcaggtgttctgtgtttctacagcgtctctgaaaccatgactctcctccacagagtccagaccagatTCACTCAGCCTCTATATGCTGGGGTTGGTCTTTATTTCTCACTTTCCTGTCCTGGTGACTCCTCTGCTGAGTTCATTAAGTTGAAATAGTCAGCAGTGATCTCAGGTCCAGTTggttaaaatgtgtattttagtCCCAGTTCCTTTCGTCTCCATCATTGTTGCTGAGAGATCAGCTGTCTTAGTGGAGCTTCTTTGtcatctttattgtttttattaatgtttgatGTGTGATCAGAATCtctaatttcttaatttttttcatatttagctGCATCATTATTATCACATTTATCACTTCTGATGTCACCAGAACCTGCTTgagtttctgattatttttaaagcacattaaCTAGGAGTGTTAGTGTTAGTTAATGTAActaacatcatcatcattagtatttttttctgctctgctttcaGTTTATTCTGATTGAACCTCCAGAATCTCCCTGCACTTCTTACTGTCATGTTTTTAGTCTGAATGTGTAAGAAACTGGAAAGTGTGGATTGTTACAAGTATCATAAACATGATATTGATTTActgttttcctcattttttccagttgttttgtttgtaaatgcaGACAAAATgctctaatttattttaatatctaCTTTAGAACTCCATATATGTCATattattttgcataaaacatttttatggtaGATTTTTCACTTTGCTGTTATGGTGAAAAGTCCATTAATTTTAGCATAAACctgtcaataaatgatcagaGGAAAAATTGACCGATTTATATGTCTGAACAATGGATCGGTGCATttctactttttatattttaatgtaaacatcTACAAGATTCAAGAATggacaaataaaatatagagATTACAGTGGAGTAGATTACTGACTGCTAGTTATTAAAGATTAAACTGTTCAAATCTGATTTCTGGCTCTCAAAGTCAAATCTAAAATCCTCCAACATGGCTGAAGTCCAACAGATGATgcataaaagtttttaatgtgtcAGAAAGTATGGCaagccgttttaacataaattcagttttaccGCCCTTACATTCCAGATAtctcaaattgttttatgacGTTTTAGTGATTTAAGATATCTCTAATTACAGTCTGACTAGTCGAAACTCATCTCTCCTTGATTCCTGAAATCCATGGCAacaatgagttttattttgtgtgtttttttttacaatgggAATTAGcaggttagcattagcatcaaCTCCATTGTCTCTCTTTTTAACCttgtgaattaaaaatgtaGCGTAATCCACCTAATGAAGGATGAAACTTTAAAGATGAACATTAAAGTTTCAATGCAATAAATTCTTAGTTTCATTGCAATAGCTGTACACACAAAGCATAACGTGAGCATAATGTAAAAACgtttacaacataaaataaaggtacaatcttaaaaacaactttagtttAGGCATATGATCaaacaaatgcagtttttaaaaaaaacataaacttatttacacaaaaaacatacattgtGCTTCTATTAAAGATTCTGTTAGTAAGAGATTTTAACTCAGTTACAAATTCTTCAGTCTGTTGTTGTCAAGCCGCTGTTCGTAAACATACAACGCAGAAAAtgtcacttcaaaataaaagcatcaaaccGGAAGTTAATCATagataaaactaattaaaggCGATAGACATCAAAAAgtgatacaaataaataaagaacttATTTCAGATctaatttgtactttttattcttttattgtctTCGCTTTCTTTTGTATGTAATCTGGACTCTGAGTTTGTAATAAAATCTATCTATTTACAAAAACACTTACACTCCACACTCTTCAGAAAAACCACATATTGTTTTGCTTCTGCTTCTTGACAAAATTCCCCAAAAACATGTAGAAATTGACCTTCAAAAATTGCGTGTGGAGTACGTGTTCGTGTACCGCTTCAGGAAAACGGACCGAGACATGATGATGGACACGTACATCCAGAGGACGTCTCTGTCCCAGGACGGCCTGAGGCGAGGAGACGTGTCTCTGACCATCAGGAACGTCAGCCTGCAGGACCACGGCAGGTTCCGATGTTTCATCCCACGCCTCAGGATAGAAGCAGAACTTCTGCTTGTTGTTGGTGAGGAACGGGTCCAAACTGCAGGTTCTGATCCGGatctgttggggttttttctaaTCAGTCCTGTTATTGTTGCTGTTTCAGATCCTAACTTTGTTTCAACGACGACAACAGAGTCGGTTCATCCCAGAAACCTCATCACTCCGACGCCACAGCAGGAAACCGTGAGGAACGGTGAGTCAGCAGGTCCAAAACGTTTCAGAATCACTTGTGAACCTGAATGTTCCGTTTTATTGCTTataatttctctcatttcaGATCGTCGCTCCAGGCTGCTGCGCTGTTTGCCacttcatcttttcttcttcattgtttGCCTGAATTCAATTTCTGTCTTTCGCTTTAAAACGTTGAGCAAAAACAAGTAAGTTAAAAATAATACCTGGAAcacattcatgtgttttttcttcatcacatGTTTTAGTTCgtaatgttttctttgcttctcGCAGGTTTTCTGACGCTGCATCTCTGCAGAGTCCGACTCCAGCCAGCGGCTGAAGACGTGAATCCTGATCCGTCAGAGTCTgaatctgctgctctgctgctcatCTCTTCCTCAACTCTTCTTCTCCCTGGTTTTCCTGCAGTTTCTTCTGTTGACGCTGCAGGAATCTCCGCCTAGATTTGCCAACATGACGAGGACTCCAACAGATTTACGTCTGGAGAAGAAACGAGAACCGATCAAAACTCCTAGAAGTCTTCTTGAAGCGCTTCAGGTTTTGTTCAACCTCAGGATGAAATAGATCAGGACAAAACGTCGACATCTGTACTTAATTTGAAGTGTTATTGAAAACAACCTGTTAAACTTAACAAGGTTCTTTTTATGGTAGCACTGGTTTACTGTTGTgataatatgttttattttttttgttgtttttttactttactcgACTATTTAAACCACAGGATAGTTTTTCCAATCTGAATTAATGTGCCTTAAACATTCACATCAGCAGGTCTGGAGATCAGATCTGCATTAGATGCTTTGTATATTTTACTTaatgaatgtttcattttaccAGAAAATGATGCTTATTTATAGAAAAGTAGAAACAGAAAGTTGAGTTTCTGTTCAGGTTTTTAATCCTGAAGaatatttaactgtttaaacacttaaagttctttaaaaaaaataaaaaatatatgttacaTTTCAATTGACAAGAGCAGCTAATAACTCCCTCTGTTCAATATGAACATTAAAGATTTTCATGTCATGaggaaaacaattttatttaattcttggATTATCCACATGGGGGCGCTAGTtagttatacatttttattacatatttttgtcgatgtgaaaaataaagagagCAAAAACTCCTCTCACTCCAAATGGTTtcatattgttatattttagtgctgttttgtttattctctATAAATAATTCATGGTTGTATCTCACCTGAATTTAACTTCACAGGAATGTTTTATTCTCatacaaaatgtagaaaaatattcattaaattgttttattgacaCTTGCTATATTTACAACCTGcctgggtattttttttttctgttaataaaaaggtttttgtgtaATAAATTGTGGTTCATTTTCTCTCAGCATGACTGAGAAAATCCAGCCAGAGATCAATCTGATtgaaactttattaaaaatatttaacttttagaTTTAACTTTCgacctctttaaaaaaaactgtagctttaaaactaaacaaaaaacttataaatgtgttttaacatttcttgCTTTAAATGTTAAGCTTCATGCTTTCAGTAATTTGATTACAGTGAATTGCCACTCACAATAAGGCGGCCGCGGTGACGTAATTTCCGGGCACATGTGAGTTGCTGGGAGCAACAGTCATCAGTTTTCTAACGCTCAGGTTCCTCTAGTCTCGCCTGGACATGCTCCTGGTCGCTGATGTTTTCATCGTGGATTTTTACCTTCTGCTTTTACTGGACTTTGGTTCGGGgtgagtttctgctgctgctcagtctgagctcaataataataataataataataataataataataactgtttCTGCGgtgataaacaaacaaaaaacagtttaaatttgtttctaaGTGGAGCTGAATGTAggattatgtgtttttatagttttataactcttatgtttttcacattaattggattttaaagttttattcaacaGCTTCCATCAGAAGGCTGATGACATATTTCACTGGCTGGTGTAACTTAATCGTGTTTATATGAACCTTTATCATAATGACTtatattattgtgataaaatccTATCTCACATTTAAGTACTCATGTTAAATACTAATATGTGTTTCATTATtcaaaatcagtcattttaatttgatttaagcagttttacttttactatgATGATGCCTTTAGGTACTTTACAgagcaacaataaacaaaatattggGGAGTTCTCCAATATTTTGTTCTCCAATATGTTGACTTGTCTGTCAGGAAACCACAGACACGCTGAAAACCTCAGagacattttgtggtttttttgttgttgatgtttt from Xiphophorus maculatus strain JP 163 A chromosome 14, X_maculatus-5.0-male, whole genome shotgun sequence includes:
- the LOC102232060 gene encoding tripartite motif-containing protein 16-like, coding for MAQRIVQLDQSNFSCSICLDLLKDPVTIPCGHSYCMNCIKSHWDEEDQRRNHSCPQCRKEFIPRPDLEKNVMLADLVEDLEKTGLQAAAADHCYAGPEDVTCDVCTGRKMKAVKTCLVCLISYCENHLQPHYESPAFKKHKLVNPTKTLMESICSCHDEVMKMLMDGYETISAEAERAEKQKELQESQQQIHQRIQDQEKDVKLLQQEVEAINVSADKAVEDSEKIFTEMIRLLRERSSDVKQQIRSQQETEVSRVKDVQEKLEQEITELKRKDAELEQLSHTEDHNQFLLNYPSLPALSESTHSSSINIRPLRHFEDVTAAVSELTDKLQDILRDSWRNVELAITEVDVLLSEPKTRDEFLKYSQEITLDPNTANIFLLLSEQNRKVTLMNRQQDYPDHPDRFTGCYQVLSRETLTGRCYWEVERTGSGVYVAISYKNINRKEAFGFNDRSWSLYGYTDSYTFYHNNTETPVPGPVSSRIGVYLDHRAGVLCFYSVSETMTLLHRVQTRFTQPLYAGVGLYFSLSCPGDSSAEFIKLK